From the genome of Chlorocebus sabaeus isolate Y175 chromosome 2, mChlSab1.0.hap1, whole genome shotgun sequence, one region includes:
- the HMGN1 gene encoding non-histone chromosomal protein HMG-14 translates to MPKRKVSSAEGVAKEEPKRRSARLSAKPPAKVEAKPKKAAAKDKSSDKKVQTKGKRGAKGKQAEVANQETKEDLPAENGETKTEESPASDEAGEKEAKSD, encoded by the exons ATGCCCAAGAGGAAG GTCAGCTCCGCCGAAGGGGTCGCCAAGGAAGAG cCCAAGAGGAGATCGGCGCGGTTGTCAGCT AAACCTCCTGCCAAAGTGGAAGCGAAGCCGAAAAAGGCAGCAGCGAAG GATAAATCTTCAGACAAAAAAGTGCAAACAAAAGGGAAGAGGGGAGCAAAGGGAAAACAGGCCGAAGTGGCTAACCAAGAAACTAAAGAAGATTTACCTGCAGAAAACGGGGAAACGAAAACTGAGGAG aGTCCAGCCTCTGatgaagcaggagagaaagaagccaaGTCTGATTAA